One genomic region from Leifsonia sp. Root1293 encodes:
- the smc gene encoding chromosome segregation protein SMC encodes MYLKSLTLKGFKSFAQPTTFAFEPGVTCVVGPNGSGKSNVVDALAWVMGEQGAKTLRGGKMEDVIFAGTSTRGPLGRAEVTLTIDNSDGALPIEYTEVTISRTLFRNGSSEYAINGQGCRLLDVQELLSDSGLGREMHVIVGQGQLDAVLRASPEERRGFIEEAAGILKHRRRKEKTVRKLEAMQTNLTRLSDLAGEIRRQLKPLGRQAEIAREAQSIAAIVRDARARLLADEVLTLRNALDGYTRSEHERHSERIVLQAQLDQKQLRIQRIEQEQVGDAVDGARRTAFGLESVQERLRGLYTLANQRIALLGGESEAPDAGPSVSQQMIDESAAEIVRLQEVVVLAESALQQAQLATAAARHSLDGVDEEIASQSALVSRHDLEITKLTGQADAAASRLAAVRGEVLRQENALEAARERHSAVRAEFALLEAEAATADVGETDLDEAYELAQGSLFEAEAEIERIRDELHGHERERDALAAKTSALSSALDQKDGSAALVAAGLDGVLGLVAEHVQVHPGYEAAIAAALGTLADAVLAEDLEAASAAIQYAIAEELGRVEVVVARPDRAVAAAVAGDGSVAASGVVNAPDGVLSLLANTVIVDDLAAARAAWRGGLADAAVPVTVITRAGDVLTTFVLRGGNGAKRSRLELVAERDAAAERLDDVTSIIERSRFTLAEQRGILQVAKEQSASSLAALREFDSQLAAAAEKLNRARVQSEAAGAEQARLDAALQLAAERVAEAESTATAARAALEAATSKPRPILDVSARDSLLVELESAREREIEARLALETARERVRAEQARSAGLVRQRESERSAAEEAARRAVIRRRQVESATAVTEALPAVLSSVDASVAQARLELATAEAQRASQNEELVALRRDEAATRERLNAITENVHGLELQIYEKKLHLSSLLERAGSELGLVEDVLIAEYGPEEPVPAEVEGGEPGIFDRAEQKKRLEKAERTFAQLGRVNPLALEEFAALEQRHKFLTEQLTDLTNTRKDLITIIEEIDEKMQVIFAAAFDDTQAAFGEVFPILFPGGVGSITLTDPENMLTTGIEVAVKPAGKKIERLSLLSGGERSLAAVALLIAIFKARPSPFYIMDEVEAALDDANLGRLLTIFQDLRESSQLIVITHQKRTMEIADALYGVSMRQDGVSAVVGQRVAEERASA; translated from the coding sequence TTGTACCTGAAGAGCCTGACCCTGAAGGGGTTCAAGTCCTTCGCGCAGCCGACCACGTTCGCCTTCGAACCCGGCGTCACCTGCGTGGTCGGCCCCAACGGCTCCGGCAAGTCGAACGTCGTCGACGCGCTCGCCTGGGTGATGGGGGAGCAGGGCGCCAAGACTCTCCGCGGCGGCAAGATGGAGGACGTCATCTTCGCGGGCACCTCCACCCGCGGACCGCTCGGACGGGCCGAGGTCACCCTGACCATCGACAACTCGGACGGCGCGCTGCCGATCGAGTACACCGAGGTCACCATCAGTCGCACGCTGTTCCGCAACGGATCGAGCGAGTACGCGATCAACGGACAGGGCTGCCGCCTCCTCGACGTGCAGGAACTGCTGAGCGACTCGGGCCTCGGCCGAGAGATGCACGTGATCGTCGGCCAGGGCCAACTCGACGCCGTGCTGCGCGCCAGCCCGGAGGAGCGCCGCGGCTTCATCGAGGAGGCTGCCGGCATCCTCAAGCACCGACGTCGCAAAGAGAAGACCGTACGCAAGCTCGAGGCGATGCAGACCAATCTCACCCGGCTGTCCGACCTCGCCGGCGAGATCCGACGCCAGTTGAAGCCATTGGGCAGGCAGGCCGAGATCGCCCGCGAGGCCCAGTCCATCGCGGCCATCGTCCGCGACGCCCGGGCCAGACTCCTCGCCGATGAGGTGCTCACCCTGCGCAACGCGCTCGACGGCTACACGCGCAGCGAGCACGAGAGACACAGCGAGCGCATCGTGCTGCAGGCGCAGCTCGACCAGAAGCAGTTGCGCATCCAGCGCATCGAGCAGGAGCAGGTCGGAGATGCCGTCGACGGGGCACGCCGAACCGCCTTCGGGCTGGAATCGGTGCAGGAACGCCTGCGCGGTCTCTACACGCTGGCCAATCAGCGCATCGCCCTGCTCGGTGGCGAGTCCGAGGCTCCGGATGCCGGTCCTTCGGTCAGCCAGCAGATGATCGACGAGTCGGCGGCAGAGATCGTGCGCCTGCAGGAGGTCGTGGTGCTCGCCGAGAGCGCCCTGCAGCAGGCCCAGCTCGCGACCGCAGCGGCGCGTCACTCACTCGACGGAGTCGACGAGGAGATCGCATCGCAGAGCGCCCTCGTCTCGCGCCATGACCTCGAGATCACGAAGCTCACCGGGCAGGCGGATGCCGCGGCGTCGCGCCTCGCGGCAGTGCGCGGCGAGGTGCTGCGCCAGGAGAACGCCCTGGAGGCGGCGCGCGAACGTCACAGCGCCGTCCGAGCCGAGTTCGCCCTGCTCGAGGCCGAGGCCGCGACGGCCGACGTCGGAGAGACCGATCTCGACGAGGCCTACGAACTGGCCCAGGGATCGCTGTTCGAAGCCGAGGCCGAGATCGAGCGAATCCGTGACGAACTGCACGGCCACGAACGCGAACGCGACGCCCTCGCAGCCAAGACCAGCGCACTGTCGTCGGCCCTCGACCAGAAGGACGGCTCTGCTGCACTCGTCGCGGCCGGTCTGGACGGGGTCCTCGGACTCGTCGCCGAGCACGTGCAGGTGCACCCCGGCTACGAGGCCGCCATCGCCGCAGCCCTCGGGACTCTCGCCGATGCCGTGCTGGCCGAGGATCTCGAGGCCGCATCCGCAGCGATCCAGTACGCGATCGCCGAGGAGCTCGGCCGCGTCGAGGTCGTCGTCGCGCGGCCCGATCGTGCGGTGGCGGCAGCGGTGGCCGGCGACGGCTCCGTTGCCGCATCCGGAGTGGTGAACGCTCCCGACGGAGTTCTCAGCCTGCTGGCGAACACCGTCATCGTCGACGACCTCGCCGCCGCTCGTGCAGCCTGGCGCGGCGGGCTGGCGGATGCCGCCGTCCCCGTCACCGTCATCACCCGCGCGGGCGACGTGCTCACCACCTTCGTGCTGCGCGGCGGCAACGGCGCCAAGCGGTCACGCCTCGAACTCGTCGCCGAGCGGGACGCGGCGGCGGAGCGCCTCGACGACGTGACCTCGATCATCGAGCGGTCCCGCTTCACGCTGGCCGAGCAGCGCGGCATCCTGCAGGTTGCGAAGGAGCAGTCGGCATCGTCCCTCGCCGCGCTGCGCGAGTTCGACTCCCAGCTGGCAGCGGCCGCCGAGAAGCTCAATCGTGCCAGGGTGCAGTCCGAGGCTGCCGGCGCCGAGCAGGCACGTCTCGATGCGGCGCTGCAGCTCGCGGCCGAGCGGGTCGCCGAGGCCGAGAGCACGGCGACCGCAGCCAGGGCGGCTCTGGAGGCCGCCACCTCGAAGCCGCGTCCGATCCTCGACGTCTCGGCCCGTGACAGCCTGCTCGTCGAGCTGGAGTCAGCGCGCGAACGCGAGATCGAGGCCCGGTTGGCGCTCGAGACCGCCCGCGAGCGCGTGCGCGCCGAACAGGCCCGGTCTGCCGGGCTGGTGCGCCAGCGCGAATCAGAGCGCTCGGCAGCGGAGGAGGCCGCCCGTCGCGCCGTCATCAGGCGCCGGCAGGTGGAGTCGGCAACCGCCGTGACCGAGGCGCTGCCCGCGGTGCTCAGCTCGGTGGACGCATCCGTGGCCCAGGCGAGACTCGAACTGGCGACCGCCGAAGCCCAGCGCGCGAGCCAGAACGAGGAGCTCGTCGCCCTGCGTCGCGACGAGGCGGCGACGCGAGAACGGCTCAATGCCATCACGGAGAACGTGCACGGTCTCGAACTGCAGATCTACGAGAAGAAGCTGCACCTGTCGAGTCTGCTCGAGCGCGCCGGTTCCGAACTGGGGCTGGTCGAGGACGTGCTGATCGCGGAATACGGACCAGAGGAGCCCGTGCCGGCCGAGGTCGAGGGCGGAGAGCCCGGGATCTTCGATCGAGCCGAGCAGAAGAAGCGCCTCGAGAAGGCCGAACGCACCTTCGCCCAGCTCGGCCGGGTGAATCCGCTCGCCCTGGAGGAGTTCGCAGCGCTCGAGCAGCGGCACAAGTTCCTCACGGAACAGCTCACCGACCTGACGAACACCCGCAAGGACCTGATCACGATCATCGAGGAGATCGACGAGAAGATGCAGGTCATCTTCGCCGCGGCCTTCGACGACACGCAAGCGGCCTTCGGCGAGGTGTTCCCGATCCTCTTCCCCGGAGGCGTCGGGAGCATCACGCTCACGGACCCCGAGAACATGTTGACCACCGGCATCGAAGTGGCCGTGAAGCCGGCAGGCAAGAAGATCGAACGGTTGTCGCTGCTGTCGGGCGGGGAGCGGTCCCTGGCGGCCGTTGCGTTGCTCATCGCCATCTTCAAGGCGCGCCCCAGCCCGTTCTACATCATGGACGAGGTCGAGGCCGCCCTCGATGACGCGAACCTCGGGCGGCTGCTCACGATCTTCCAGGACCTGCGCGAATCGAGCCAGCTCATCGTGATCACCCACCAGAAGCGCACCATGGAGATCGCCGACGCCCTCTACGGCGTCTCGATGCGTCAGGACGGCGTCTCGGCCGTCGTGGGGCAGCGGGTGGCGGAGGAGCGCGCGAGCGCCTAG
- a CDS encoding GNAT family N-acetyltransferase has product MPARFTIEPLVIPAAVGEASWSDFVAANEVRNVCEAVAYGTDDLVRRADEMLPMWQNTEFEPRHGLIARMDGAVVARAVIDTLADPSSQHAWLEVLVRPEARGLGIGTALSDAIEQLALDDGRSIFVVYAASPDAPGARLDAPTGFGSVPLENREVGFLLARGYRLEQLNRGSRLALPADPEAVQRLEDDAEAHASGYSAVTWIGSTPERYRSDMAHLHTRMSTDAPTAGLEEPEDVWSVERIDAEDATRASVDLVPVTAAAVHEATGALVAFSTTFVPVEQRRAITQDDTLVLREHRGHRLGALVKLANLRAVEAAYPGHPSIITFNAEENRPMLNVNEAMGFVSIGYEGAWRRNA; this is encoded by the coding sequence ATGCCCGCGAGATTCACCATCGAGCCGCTCGTGATCCCCGCTGCCGTCGGCGAGGCCAGCTGGTCGGATTTCGTGGCGGCGAACGAGGTGCGCAATGTGTGCGAAGCCGTCGCGTACGGCACCGACGACCTGGTCAGGCGCGCCGACGAGATGCTCCCGATGTGGCAGAACACCGAGTTCGAGCCGCGGCACGGCCTCATCGCGCGAATGGACGGCGCCGTCGTCGCGCGGGCCGTCATCGACACCCTGGCTGACCCGTCATCCCAGCACGCGTGGCTCGAGGTGCTCGTGCGTCCGGAGGCCAGGGGCCTCGGGATCGGCACTGCTCTCAGCGACGCCATCGAACAGCTCGCCCTCGACGACGGACGATCGATCTTCGTCGTCTACGCGGCCTCGCCTGATGCGCCGGGTGCCCGGCTCGACGCGCCGACGGGCTTCGGCTCGGTCCCGCTCGAGAATCGCGAGGTCGGGTTCCTGCTCGCGCGGGGGTACAGGCTCGAACAGCTGAACCGCGGCAGTCGGCTGGCGCTGCCGGCCGATCCGGAGGCGGTGCAGCGACTGGAGGACGACGCCGAAGCTCACGCATCCGGCTACAGCGCCGTCACGTGGATCGGTTCGACGCCCGAGCGGTACCGCAGCGACATGGCGCACCTGCACACGCGCATGAGCACCGATGCACCGACCGCCGGCCTCGAGGAACCCGAGGACGTCTGGAGTGTCGAGCGCATCGACGCCGAGGACGCCACCAGGGCATCGGTGGACCTCGTGCCCGTCACGGCTGCGGCCGTGCACGAGGCGACGGGAGCACTCGTCGCGTTCTCGACGACCTTCGTGCCGGTCGAGCAACGGCGAGCCATCACCCAGGACGACACGCTCGTGCTCCGGGAGCATCGGGGGCATCGCCTCGGAGCACTGGTGAAGCTGGCGAACCTGCGCGCCGTCGAGGCCGCGTATCCCGGGCATCCGTCGATCATCACGTTCAACGCCGAGGAGAATCGACCGATGCTGAACGTCAACGAGGCGATGGGGTTCGTCTCGATCGGGTACGAAGGCGCGTGGCGCCGGAACGCGTAG
- the mutM gene encoding bifunctional DNA-formamidopyrimidine glycosylase/DNA-(apurinic or apyrimidinic site) lyase — protein MPELPEVEVVRAGLEPAVTGSVIAGVEVFEPRSLKRHVVTRGAFVDLVEGRRMLAAVRRGKFLWLPLDSGDALVTHLGMSGQVLLRAPGFEEAGLLRIRLHLDHPEHGELWVNFVDQRIFGSMAVDAMVSTEDGAVAGYGGAASGDWELSIPSQVAHIARDPLDPAFSDMAFLAALARTRTGIKRSLLNQNLVSGIGNIYADEALWAAKVHYDTPSAGLSRAKARALLSEVRTVLHKALAEGGTSFDAQYVNVNGASGYFSHSLNAYGRQGEPCPRCGTPIVRETFMNRGSHFCPRCQRRPRVAG, from the coding sequence ATGCCTGAACTTCCCGAGGTCGAGGTCGTCAGGGCCGGTCTCGAACCGGCCGTGACGGGATCCGTCATCGCCGGCGTCGAGGTCTTCGAACCCCGGTCGCTGAAGCGACACGTCGTCACCCGGGGTGCCTTCGTCGACCTCGTCGAGGGGCGACGGATGCTGGCGGCCGTTCGTCGCGGCAAGTTCCTGTGGCTCCCTCTCGACTCCGGCGATGCGCTCGTCACCCACCTCGGCATGAGTGGGCAGGTGCTGCTGCGTGCGCCCGGATTCGAGGAGGCCGGACTCCTCCGCATCCGTCTGCATCTCGATCATCCCGAGCACGGTGAACTCTGGGTCAACTTCGTCGACCAGCGCATCTTCGGATCGATGGCCGTCGATGCCATGGTTTCCACCGAGGACGGCGCCGTCGCCGGCTACGGGGGAGCCGCATCCGGAGACTGGGAGCTCTCGATCCCGAGCCAGGTCGCGCACATCGCACGCGATCCGCTCGACCCGGCATTCTCCGACATGGCGTTCCTGGCAGCACTCGCCAGAACCCGCACCGGAATCAAACGCTCGCTGCTGAACCAGAACCTGGTGAGCGGAATCGGCAACATCTACGCCGACGAGGCGCTCTGGGCGGCGAAGGTGCACTACGACACACCGTCCGCTGGTCTGTCGCGGGCGAAGGCGCGAGCACTGCTGAGCGAGGTGCGCACGGTGCTCCACAAGGCCCTCGCCGAGGGCGGAACGAGCTTCGACGCCCAGTACGTGAACGTGAACGGGGCGTCGGGCTACTTCTCGCACTCCCTCAACGCCTACGGCCGGCAGGGCGAACCGTGTCCTCGCTGCGGAACCCCCATCGTGCGCGAGACCTTCATGAATCGCGGTTCGCACTTCTGCCCGCGCTGTCAGCGCCGACCCAGGGTGGCAGGCTGA
- the rnc gene encoding ribonuclease III, protein MLAQLGIELDAELFELALTHRSYAYEHGGIPTNERLEFLGDSILGQAVTVMLYREYPLLEEGELAKRRASLVSSAALAEVARQNDIGSYVRLGRGETQTGGRDKASILADTVEAIIGAVYLDRGGDAATAFVLRMIDPLLTDPDRFGASMDPKTSLQESAARHGKPAPSYAISESGPDHSKVFVATVTVGDVTATGEGTSKKHAEMAAALEAWSLLDGAAAKSSSSAKPSR, encoded by the coding sequence CTGCTCGCTCAGCTCGGCATCGAACTCGATGCCGAGCTCTTCGAGCTCGCCCTGACACACCGCTCGTACGCCTATGAGCACGGCGGCATCCCCACCAACGAGCGACTCGAATTCCTCGGCGACTCGATCCTGGGGCAGGCCGTCACCGTGATGCTCTACCGCGAGTACCCCTTGCTCGAGGAGGGCGAACTCGCCAAGCGACGAGCGAGCCTGGTGAGCAGTGCCGCCCTCGCGGAGGTCGCGCGGCAGAACGACATCGGCAGCTACGTGCGGCTCGGTCGTGGGGAGACCCAGACCGGCGGCCGTGACAAGGCGTCGATCCTCGCCGACACCGTCGAGGCCATCATCGGTGCCGTGTACCTGGATCGCGGCGGTGACGCCGCGACGGCGTTCGTGCTGCGCATGATCGATCCGCTGCTCACCGACCCCGATCGCTTCGGTGCGTCGATGGACCCCAAGACGAGTCTGCAGGAGAGTGCTGCCCGCCACGGCAAGCCGGCGCCCTCCTACGCCATCAGCGAGAGCGGGCCGGACCACTCCAAGGTCTTCGTCGCCACGGTCACCGTCGGTGATGTGACGGCGACGGGTGAGGGCACGAGCAAGAAGCACGCCGAGATGGCTGCTGCGCTCGAGGCCTGGTCGCTGCTGGACGGCGCCGCCGCGAAGTCCTCCAGTTCGGCGAAGCCCTCCAGGTAG
- the rpmF gene encoding 50S ribosomal protein L32 has protein sequence MAVPKRKKSRSNTHSRRSQWKAEVPTLVKTVENGKVTYSLPHRAKVVEDSAGTALFLEYKGRKVADV, from the coding sequence ATGGCTGTTCCCAAGCGGAAGAAGTCTCGCAGCAACACCCACTCGCGTCGTTCGCAGTGGAAGGCCGAGGTCCCCACGCTCGTCAAGACCGTCGAGAACGGCAAGGTCACCTACAGCCTTCCGCACCGCGCCAAGGTCGTCGAGGACTCCGCAGGCACCGCCCTGTTCCTCGAGTACAAGGGCCGCAAGGTCGCCGACGTCTGA
- a CDS encoding YceD family protein, translating into MVNVRDLLHRPGEMREHDLSIPLTEDMGEGLVAVRSGESIDVDVRLESVHEGVLVSADVSATADGECGRCLTDISLPVEVQFQELFAYSSGEAFEYEVQDDHVDLESLIRDAVVLALPFQPVCRPDCPGLDPETGLRIEEHPELGERVQHDPRWAALAGLGASSDISDSSQERAEQQKES; encoded by the coding sequence ATGGTCAACGTCCGTGACCTCCTGCACCGCCCGGGCGAGATGCGCGAGCACGACCTGTCCATCCCCCTGACCGAGGACATGGGCGAGGGCCTGGTGGCCGTGCGCTCCGGCGAATCCATCGACGTCGACGTGCGTCTGGAGTCCGTTCACGAGGGCGTTCTGGTGTCTGCCGACGTCTCCGCCACGGCCGATGGAGAGTGCGGCCGATGCCTCACGGACATCTCCCTGCCTGTCGAAGTTCAGTTTCAGGAGCTTTTCGCGTATTCTTCTGGAGAAGCTTTCGAGTATGAGGTTCAAGACGACCACGTGGATCTTGAATCACTCATCAGGGATGCGGTGGTGCTAGCACTTCCGTTCCAGCCGGTGTGTCGGCCTGATTGCCCCGGTCTCGATCCCGAGACAGGGCTGCGGATCGAAGAACACCCGGAACTCGGTGAACGAGTGCAGCATGACCCGCGATGGGCCGCGCTTGCAGGCCTGGGAGCTTCCTCAGACATCAGCGACAGCTCTCAGGAGCGCGCTGAACAGCAGAAAGAGAGTTGA
- a CDS encoding transglutaminase TgpA family protein has product MSRSETTPRFAERGRNYWPLTGALVVLLLVASMALGPVLRGSGWWWVMAAVSVITLVSAAAFRHLGWGRSIVPLAAGGVLLVTLTLFFGAGSGLLWLVPTPGTVEQWGSLAEAGMLSIQQQAVPAVVYPGIIFLLAVGAGLLAIALDTVAITLRFPAIAGALILIPVSVPALITKTGTDLAALVLTSCAYLLLLRVDVRIRRRSEAATRDRGRAAPRSSGPERRGPGPVWGSLGVGAIAIVSALVLSAATPALSDSSVISNKQTGVLFGSGVSPLIDLGQDLRRPEASLAMHYGTTAEDQPYFKLLTLDSFSEDLEWVAGRGATDITNTVDEFGDPEGLTDAVERDEISTSVQIDTVISSWLPVPYPATSIDGLDGDWQWEDDALTVSSDKSTTQGQNYKVAGLELKPTAEQLRDSGDDYPDAIRQYLELPENTPAIIGEIAAEETANVTNPYDAAVALQRYFRSSAYAYSTEAPVDEGYDGGSLDVIARFLDVKKGYCIHFASAMAVMARTLGIPSRMALGYLPGESTRDTMEGLPRWNVTTHDLHTWPELYFPGVGWVPFEPTTGRGSIPDYARGVGQASAAPIAPSTNDQANRDQALRDREANSGGVATAALVSLLWLQVSLVVLGALLIVLLPFIIRTVGRLQRRRRVASGRASPSLLWRELVDSAVDLGLGVLDTETARHLASRLSASGGLSRDVAAALERLRDAVEHERYARPGADARHRNEALVDDLDAVLAALRSSVDLRARIRAALLPRSLRPEAFGPGRGRSAAAA; this is encoded by the coding sequence ATGAGCCGGTCTGAGACGACACCGCGCTTCGCCGAGCGTGGACGCAACTACTGGCCGCTCACCGGAGCGCTGGTGGTTCTGCTGCTCGTCGCCTCGATGGCGCTCGGCCCCGTGCTCCGAGGATCCGGCTGGTGGTGGGTCATGGCCGCGGTCTCGGTCATCACCCTCGTCTCGGCCGCTGCCTTCAGGCACCTGGGATGGGGGCGCTCGATCGTGCCGCTCGCCGCGGGCGGTGTGCTGCTCGTGACGCTCACGCTGTTCTTCGGTGCCGGGTCCGGCCTGCTCTGGCTCGTGCCGACCCCCGGAACCGTCGAACAGTGGGGCTCGCTCGCCGAGGCCGGCATGCTGTCCATCCAGCAGCAGGCCGTCCCCGCTGTCGTGTACCCGGGCATCATCTTCCTGCTGGCTGTCGGCGCGGGTCTGCTCGCGATCGCCCTCGACACCGTCGCGATCACACTGCGCTTCCCCGCCATCGCCGGCGCGCTCATCCTCATCCCCGTCTCGGTACCGGCGCTCATCACCAAGACGGGGACCGATCTCGCCGCACTCGTGCTCACCTCCTGCGCCTACCTGCTGCTGCTGCGAGTCGACGTGCGCATCCGTCGCCGGAGTGAAGCGGCCACCCGCGACCGCGGCCGAGCTGCGCCGCGAAGCAGCGGCCCGGAACGGCGCGGGCCGGGTCCCGTCTGGGGATCGCTCGGCGTCGGCGCGATCGCCATCGTCTCGGCACTCGTGCTCTCGGCCGCCACTCCAGCCCTCTCGGACTCCTCGGTCATCTCGAACAAGCAGACCGGCGTGCTCTTCGGCTCCGGGGTGAGTCCACTGATCGACCTCGGCCAGGACCTGCGGCGCCCCGAGGCATCCCTCGCGATGCACTACGGCACGACGGCCGAGGACCAGCCCTACTTCAAGCTGCTCACCCTCGACTCGTTCTCCGAAGACCTCGAGTGGGTGGCCGGGCGGGGCGCGACCGACATCACCAACACCGTCGACGAATTCGGAGACCCCGAGGGGCTGACGGATGCCGTCGAGCGTGACGAGATCAGCACGAGCGTGCAGATCGACACCGTCATCAGCTCGTGGCTGCCCGTGCCATACCCGGCGACGAGTATCGACGGGCTCGACGGGGACTGGCAGTGGGAGGACGACGCCCTCACCGTGTCGAGCGACAAGTCGACGACCCAGGGGCAGAACTACAAGGTCGCCGGCCTCGAGTTGAAGCCGACCGCGGAACAGCTGCGCGACAGCGGCGACGATTACCCTGACGCCATCAGGCAGTACCTCGAGCTGCCGGAGAACACCCCGGCCATCATCGGCGAGATCGCCGCCGAGGAGACTGCGAACGTCACCAATCCCTACGACGCGGCCGTGGCGCTGCAGCGCTACTTCAGAAGCAGCGCATACGCCTACTCGACCGAGGCTCCTGTCGACGAGGGCTACGACGGCGGCAGCCTCGACGTGATCGCCCGCTTCCTCGACGTGAAGAAGGGCTACTGCATCCACTTCGCCTCCGCCATGGCCGTCATGGCGAGAACGCTCGGCATCCCATCGCGCATGGCGCTGGGCTACCTACCCGGTGAGAGCACACGCGACACCATGGAGGGCCTGCCGCGCTGGAACGTCACCACGCACGACCTGCACACCTGGCCGGAGCTCTACTTCCCAGGAGTCGGATGGGTGCCGTTCGAGCCGACGACGGGTCGGGGATCCATCCCCGACTACGCACGGGGCGTCGGACAGGCATCGGCGGCGCCGATCGCACCGTCGACGAACGACCAGGCGAACCGCGATCAGGCACTGCGCGACCGGGAGGCGAACTCGGGCGGAGTCGCCACGGCGGCTTTGGTGTCACTCCTCTGGCTCCAGGTATCACTCGTCGTGTTGGGCGCGCTGCTCATCGTGCTCCTGCCCTTCATCATCCGCACGGTCGGCCGCCTGCAGCGCCGCCGCAGGGTCGCGTCGGGTCGTGCGTCGCCGTCGCTTCTCTGGCGCGAACTCGTCGACTCCGCCGTCGATCTGGGGCTCGGCGTACTGGACACGGAGACCGCGCGGCATCTTGCCAGCCGGCTGTCAGCATCCGGCGGCCTCTCCCGCGACGTCGCCGCTGCTCTCGAGCGTCTGCGGGACGCCGTCGAGCACGAGCGCTACGCGCGGCCGGGTGCCGACGCCAGGCACCGCAACGAGGCCCTCGTCGACGACCTCGACGCTGTGCTGGCGGCGCTCCGATCCAGCGTCGATCTGCGGGCTCGCATTCGCGCCGCGCTCCTTCCGCGGTCACTCCGCCCGGAGGCCTTCGGGCCCGGCCGCGGAAGAAGCGCCGCCGCCGCGTAG
- a CDS encoding DUF58 domain-containing protein — MADDVRSQKLWWPRPTVRGWAFLGAGIALFLYGLFLERRDALFVACFLIAIPLVAMGYVLVRRMRVHVTRSFSPVIVPAGSEAVVSLVVQNLSVRPSYGARWRDQAEAGISVPESALMPSLGRHGRVDEGDTARLEYTITPRRRGVFGIGPLILDRADPFGLASGEQTAGVPHDLVVTPRVSPLPGNALSLTNGDGSMHELLRHSNPNSDELIAREYRPGDPLRRMNWPATARHGELMVRQEEQRSNPEARLIIDTTHSVGVRGGSNITRPRLDGAFELSLEMAASIGIHLLDAGFRLDVIETGSSQLSPAADRVRGGLRGDTPTPYRLPAGDRDLLEGLANLVLPATGGDRDTRADSPGSAIRNPGNRLPTFAVLIDVDVREAQELAALRPYCEPAIAFVVDTVASVVVEQLEDAGWRCVPLKNARGIAQAWEQTGRERRPVDEPV; from the coding sequence ATGGCCGACGACGTCCGTTCCCAGAAGCTGTGGTGGCCACGCCCGACCGTGCGCGGCTGGGCCTTCCTCGGTGCAGGCATCGCCCTGTTCCTCTACGGGCTGTTCCTCGAGCGACGTGACGCGCTCTTCGTCGCCTGCTTCCTCATCGCCATCCCGCTGGTCGCCATGGGTTATGTGCTGGTGCGCCGGATGCGGGTGCACGTCACACGCTCCTTCTCCCCGGTGATCGTTCCGGCCGGGTCGGAGGCCGTGGTCTCACTGGTGGTGCAGAACCTCTCGGTGCGTCCGAGCTACGGCGCACGGTGGCGCGACCAGGCCGAAGCGGGGATCTCCGTGCCCGAGAGCGCCCTCATGCCGAGCCTCGGGCGCCATGGGCGCGTCGACGAGGGCGACACCGCCCGACTCGAGTACACGATCACACCGCGCCGGCGTGGGGTGTTCGGCATCGGTCCGCTCATCCTCGACAGGGCCGACCCGTTCGGGCTGGCGTCGGGGGAGCAGACGGCCGGGGTTCCCCACGACCTCGTCGTGACGCCCCGCGTCAGCCCGCTGCCCGGAAACGCGCTGTCGCTCACCAACGGTGACGGCAGCATGCACGAACTGCTCCGGCACTCGAATCCGAACTCCGACGAGCTGATCGCCCGCGAGTACCGCCCCGGCGACCCCCTCCGGCGCATGAACTGGCCGGCGACGGCGCGCCACGGGGAGCTGATGGTGCGGCAGGAGGAGCAGCGCAGCAACCCGGAGGCGCGGCTCATCATCGACACCACCCACTCCGTCGGCGTGCGTGGAGGCTCGAACATCACGCGCCCGCGGCTCGATGGCGCATTCGAGCTATCGCTCGAGATGGCGGCATCCATCGGCATCCATCTGCTCGACGCCGGATTCAGGCTCGACGTGATCGAGACCGGGTCGAGCCAGCTCTCTCCGGCGGCAGACCGGGTGCGCGGCGGCCTGCGGGGCGACACCCCGACGCCGTACAGGCTGCCTGCCGGCGATCGCGACCTGCTCGAGGGCCTGGCGAATCTCGTGCTTCCGGCGACCGGGGGAGACCGGGACACCCGTGCGGATTCGCCCGGCAGCGCGATCCGGAACCCCGGCAACAGACTGCCGACGTTCGCCGTCCTGATCGACGTCGACGTGCGGGAGGCCCAGGAGCTCGCGGCGCTCCGCCCATACTGCGAACCGGCCATCGCCTTCGTCGTCGACACTGTTGCTTCCGTCGTCGTCGAGCAGTTGGAGGACGCGGGGTGGCGCTGCGTTCCCCTCAAGAACGCGCGCGGAATCGCGCAGGCGTGGGAGCAGACCGGACGAGAGCGGAGGCCCGTCGATGAGCCGGTCTGA